The Macadamia integrifolia cultivar HAES 741 chromosome 4, SCU_Mint_v3, whole genome shotgun sequence genome contains the following window.
GATGTGCATTCTTCTTCTAACTTATTAGAGAAAGAATGCACAGCAGGCCCCTTGACCATTGACTGAAAAGCACGTAATGCTTTCTGTAGCTGTGCCTCATGCAAGGAAGTTGGATAACAAGCAGGTAAATCTCTCAGATAAGCCTCCTTTGCAGCTGGTAGAACTCGCTGGCACCATGCAGTTGAAAATTTCATGTTCAGGCCTTTACCACTTTCCAGCCAAGATACAGCAGCTTCTCTAGGATCTGTTCCTCCAGAAGCAACTCCATCAACCTTTGATGAAGCAGCGTTCCGTCTAGGAGGCTTTCTTTTGCTGAATTCATTTTCCTCAAGACTCCGGCGTCTAGCAGAAAGGAGAGCATCTACAATAAGTTGACTGGACAATAACCAGTTCTCCAAAGTAGGAAGTTCGGGAGGAGTCGTAAATGACTTCCCAGAGGCAGCTGAGGCGGCTGCGGCAGCTGCAGCAACAGCTACCATACCGACACCAGCAGCAGAGCCGCTGTTGGTGTTGGTCGATAAGCCACCTCTCCCTCTTAGGCTATCAGACTGCCTATAGATAAACTCCTTTACAGATTGAATATCCTCTTTATTTGCACTCTGGTTGTGACTTTCGAGCAGAAGTGTGTCAGAGGATGCCTTTGCAGTTATAACATCATCCACAATACCAGCAGCAAAATCCAGAGATTCACCTCTCTGGTTCATTAACCTGTCCAACAGAGCAACGGCCCTTGAAGCGTCAAGAGAAAACAAAGGTGCTGAATTTGCACTGCCCCCACCTCTTGACCCAGAATGACTGACCTCAGAGCCAGCTAGCGTACGGCATTTCTTAATTAAAAAACGGATCTGCGCATCAAGAGATGACTGTAGCTTCTTCTTGAAACTACCTTCAGATTTACTAGTTGGGCGTGCAAGCATAACAACAGGAATTGAACCTTTCATGGACAAACTTGGCCGAGGTACACCATTCAAACCAGTTGACGACAAGGTATCCGATGACTCCTCTACATGTGACCCATGAGTTAGGCCATCTGGGAAATCATCAAGGAAAACAAAAAGCATAACTGGCGTGCATTGGCCTGGAAATAAAGAAGCATAGGAACCCAACCCCGACATGAGCGAAATAGCGGAAGTGTGACGTCCAGTGATGCTAACACTTCTGCTTGGAGAGGAATTTTTGGAGGAAGTCCCTGGAACAGTTGATTGTGAAGGGGATGAAGAGGAATATTTGGCCGTAAATAATGGTACAATCCGGGATTTCACAAATGGAGCCAAAGCATGTTTTGCAGCTTGTAACATTCGGAAATTTTTCAATATTTGGGTATCGAAGCGCAATCCCTCCTGAAGGAAGATAATTAAATGGCAAACCTGCATTGATAACGAAATTATACATCTGAATTACAGATACTTATAAAGGTAGTTCCATTTAAATACacaattgaaaagaaaatatcagATTCTATGTCAGCTTGTAACATTCTTACTCTTATCattccatttcatccatcacGAATTCTATTTCAGTCAGCTACTAAATCAGCATTGTAAAGTTTAACTTACTATAGTTTACCAATCAACCACTATTCTTTTACAACATTCAACGCCAAAGTAATCTTTACGCAGACGAAAATGATAATTTCTAGTTAACAGTAcaaacatttatttatttatttatttatttattttggggcTATTAGAGACCTCCTCCACATGCTTAGATCCAATGAAAAGTTGAAATAccatttttctttccatatcATCGAATATGCAATATCCACACCTTTCAAGGTAATAATAGGACTTGAAGAGGGGATAAGAACTGAAAAGAAGCTTAATAACTCacagagaacataacgagcaTCCCCTGGAGGTCCCCAGAATCGCATTCTTCCAATACGGACTCAAATCCTGGAGAAGATTCGGACAGTCTTTCAAAAGCCGGACATTGAATGGATGAAAACTGCAAAAATAGGATTCCTTTCTCCTCATCGTGATAATAACTGATCCTCCTACTTCGGAACCAATCCTTCGCCGCTTGTCCCAGTTCCTCTTCTCCCGTACTGCGTGACTGAATTGGAAATCTTTTATCGAGATTGCCTGATCCAAAGACATTGGCATCAAGAATCCGATTGATGAGTTGGGTAAcatcatcctctctcctcccaataAAACCCACAACAACAACGCCGCTTTCTGAAGATACAGATTGAGATAAAGCAGATGCCGAACCCGACGTCGACGATGAAGACAAGGCTGAGGGGTTGATTGAAACCGGAGTCCCAGATGAAAGAGGGGGTTCTAACGTGCTTCTTGTTGGAGCAGGAGTAGTAGTAGCAgtagaagaagcagaagacaaaGAAGGCGAAGCGAGAGTGATTGCAGAGGCAGAAGACGAAGCAGTTGCAGTCGATGAAGAGGGACGAACCAGGACTCGAAGGGACGAGGGATTGGGTGTGTccatgaaaatttttggaaaaaaaagaaagaactttCTTCGATAATTACAACTTATAAGGGCCTGCGATGGTTTGTTTGAGAACCCAAAACTTGTAGTGCTAAACGATTCTCAGCTTGCTTTCGTCAGGGGAAAAAAGAGGTTCCGATTCTGAAAACCCCAAGAGGGCTTGGAGACTCGCTCACTCGCGGGCTCGAAAAAGTAGGACTTCTTGGTCATTTCAAATAGTCTTTCTTATATTGACTGagggtccgtttgattttgtCTAGAAATtgcaaaaacaatttttttcccttttctgtgTTAAGaaataattatttgatttttctgtttctaaaaacatttTCAGCAAAGGCATTTTGACCTTTCAGTCCCAAATCTCCTTCCCAGAGAACAAGAAAAATGGCGATCGCAAAGCTTCGAAGTGCTCGAGCGGATGGAGGCAAGGCCTGCGAAAGTTAATTTGTTAATCAGGTTTTGGAAGCCTAGCcccctcccttttcttcttctttttatccgTTTGAAATCTTAAGTCTGAACACTCCCAACGTCCCAAACTCTCAATCGGGTGTAGCAGCGGCCGACAAGTTGCCAACTATTGAATCTATTGACTAGGGAAATCGAAGAACATCTTTGATTTTTGTTCTTCTGGTTTTGGAACAATATCCCctgccctcttcttcttcttctccgtctaAACATCTCGATCAAGTGCAGCGGCAGCAGGCGAGTTCCCAATCGTGTGTCTTCTTCGTTTCCATATGCTAGTGAATCATCGACTGCCCCCAATTGAGTGGTGTGATGTATACGTCCCCAGATGATGGTTGATACTTCCTAGAACAAGGATTTGGTAGATAGCACTGACGATTCTCTGTTCACACTTTCCGGTTGATTGCAACGGCAACCAGCAAACGTGTTCTCTCGATAAATCCCAACTAGGTCGGAGTCACCGCTCCTAGTAGCGACGAGTTTACCATGGGTTGGGCTAAGCTAAGCTAAGCTGAGTGAAGCATCTTTTCATCCGTTTTTTGGCCTTTCACTTTCACTTTTTCAGATAAGTAGAAAAATATGTAAGAATTATTTCTTTGGTCTTTCCTTGATatagaaataggcataaatttatGTTTCCATATAAAAAACACtggtgaaaaaaaataaaaaaatcaaaaaattttttttttgtgtgttttttccatttcttagcacaaaaaaaaaaatgaaaaaaacatgtttctcgagacaaaatcaaacgggccttgAGTTTCCATTCACCCACGGCGAAGGTGAAATTTGCTCTCCCATGGGTGTCAtcacctttggatgggcatcaggAATACTGGGAGGAGTATTTTCAATCATGTACCATAAAGGGGGGAAAagtaaggcaccgtttgataacattctgtttctgccatttctgcaTTTTCTTATTCACataaacggagaaacaacctaaaaagcatttgataaagttgttttgtTTGACCCATTTCTATaaacataaaacaaaatttatgcctatttacaattctagaaacaactttaACGAAACAAGTTGATTTGTTTCGGCGTTTCtataaacgaatttgagagagaaaaaatgttgttgtgtccaataaatctctcaactatttaaacttaaaaagtggcaatcaaaccctctctcccttttgggcatccgatgatactattgagttttttttagtggcattatgtctacaaaaaaacGTTTCAATAAACAGGTTTattaaataccaaaaaatccatttttgtttcaggAAACGTGAAAAactgtttcttttgtttctagacacagaaacgacagaaacgttatcaaacggtgccttaagATTCTTTCTTTTGCAGTTGGCTTGAACtcattaaattaattaaacataatttgCTTGTACGATTTTTTTGGTCTTCTAATATATACTATCTGATTGAATCCATAATGTCTTATTTCCTTTGAAAATGcaaggaaaacccaaattttCTTCATCCCATGAGCTGGGCAAGAGTTTGCCTTACAAAAGATGAGGGTGGGATTGCACTTCGTAGAGTTAAAATCCTATTCTAGCGGACAATATTAAActtatatgaaaatttcatctaAGAAGGAAAGTACATATTGGATTAATTGGATTTACTTTAAATACCTTAAGTCAGACTCCATTTGGACCATGTCAAGTATTGATGATGGATATGATACTTATCTTTAGCTTGATAATTGGCATCCTCGTGAAGTTCTCATTTCTGTATATATAGGGGTTGTATTAAATATAATGACAAACTCGGATAGAATGTTTAAGGTTTCTTCCATTATTTGAGATGGTACCTTGTGTCCAAGTCCCAACATTTCCAATAATCTTATTAAGGTCTGGtttcatctctcttcttccatattgaGACCTAGAGGTACCAGTGATTCAGTCCAATGGTTTTTCGCCAATTCTATAAAATTCACCTATGCCTGGAATTTGATTAGATCCGAAGCTCCAAAAGTCCATTGGTGTAAGATGGTCTAATTTCACTCAAAAATTCCTAAACATGGCTTCACAGTTTGGAGAGCTATGACTTTATCACATTCTACCCAAGAGTTCCTTCTCAAGAAAAACTAGTCCATTTCTAATTGTTGCTTCTATTGGAACTCTTCCAAACAATGTtgagcacctttattttcttgcATTTGTTTTCATTGGTTGGAAATGCATCCTTAGTAAGTGTTGGCCCCAACATAGATTAATCTTTCTCTTTCAAAGAGAATGGAGATggatcttgaaaaaattcaatGGCGAA
Protein-coding sequences here:
- the LOC122077074 gene encoding uncharacterized protein LOC122077074, with the protein product MDTPNPSSLRVLVRPSSSTATASSSASAITLASPSLSSASSTATTTPAPTRSTLEPPLSSGTPVSINPSALSSSSTSGSASALSQSVSSESGVVVVGFIGRREDDVTQLINRILDANVFGSGNLDKRFPIQSRSTGEEELGQAAKDWFRSRRISYYHDEEKGILFLQFSSIQCPAFERLSESSPGFESVLEECDSGDLQGMLVMFSVCHLIIFLQEGLRFDTQILKNFRMLQAAKHALAPFVKSRIVPLFTAKYSSSSPSQSTVPGTSSKNSSPSRSVSITGRHTSAISLMSGLGSYASLFPGQCTPVMLFVFLDDFPDGLTHGSHVEESSDTLSSTGLNGVPRPSLSMKGSIPVVMLARPTSKSEGSFKKKLQSSLDAQIRFLIKKCRTLAGSEVSHSGSRGGGSANSAPLFSLDASRAVALLDRLMNQRGESLDFAAGIVDDVITAKASSDTLLLESHNQSANKEDIQSVKEFIYRQSDSLRGRGGLSTNTNSGSAAGVGMVAVAAAAAAASAASGKSFTTPPELPTLENWLLSSQLIVDALLSARRRSLEENEFSKRKPPRRNAASSKVDGVASGGTDPREAAVSWLESGKGLNMKFSTAWCQRVLPAAKEAYLRDLPACYPTSLHEAQLQKALRAFQSMVKGPAVHSFSNKLEEECTSIWRSGRQLCDAVSLTGKPCMHQRHNVEIGGSLLGAEVKQHSSGFVFLHACACGRSRRLRDDPFDFETANDTYSFFPECDRPLPALQLPKVSNTGPILPSSWSLIRLGGARYYEPSKGLLQSGFCASEKFLLKWTILLEKPKKPKTSSVGATQKGAVIMSEEPKAESSTEEVKKASGAQSFPVGVQNGVGSHRTHSENVSDDKKISFGRGLPHFTMRKPFSEVVAGSVAADLAFPPLQQRKQPVVGSEKGRRSGARNRSEQQVHATATSEGFKKSEDLSSVREGLSGMRSNGYKGSDPFLQIGSNVVPMNMNGSGKIKPSTYAKHAVVYVGFEHECSHGHRFLLTPERLNELGYPYLSPEDSNFPSCWEISEQKVEGKLNLTKNGGQEKNYSQSNEMAGTVVNKVKISNRSKETMAGGNQYWDGTHLKSVKDLEENLQSITLDDGGSAFSLLNRNLPLYMNCPYCRRSRSKKDTQNLKFASTISQLQRIFLVTPPFPIVLATSPLIQFESSRLPSSVPDKDQQSKFNLGCRVILPPESFLTLRLPFVYGVQLEDRSLHPLNCLEHPPELTAWITKGTALQVMSIGSTLHEGDQL